A genome region from Schlesneria paludicola DSM 18645 includes the following:
- a CDS encoding NAD(+)/NADH kinase, giving the protein MTSQKPLRLALTSRSDGESVEHVRASIIEFLNIHPGVKLSVFGSPDELNLGRRQMDFIIVLGGDGTILRTCRQLGSHQRPLLGVNLGRLGFLADLSPGEFKAVFPRLLSREYQIVNHLMFECRLRRADGSQQKFLGLNEVSVHAGAALRILHLDLAIDGESVTTYRCDGLIVSTPVGSTAHSLSAGGPILRQDLQAFVITPICPHTLTNRPLVERADCTYTLTSPEFPVGATLVIDGQIKEPLLPGDHIEIRKAPVNFQLVRLPDHSYYTTLHRKLGWGGQPHYEKRDPLQDGP; this is encoded by the coding sequence ATGACCTCACAGAAACCGCTTCGATTGGCCCTTACCAGCCGCTCTGATGGAGAGAGTGTCGAGCACGTCCGGGCTTCGATTATTGAATTTCTGAACATCCATCCTGGCGTCAAGTTATCGGTGTTCGGGTCACCCGACGAGCTGAACCTGGGTCGGCGGCAAATGGATTTCATCATCGTCCTGGGGGGCGACGGTACGATTCTGCGAACGTGTCGGCAGCTCGGTTCACACCAGCGCCCGCTGCTCGGCGTGAATCTGGGGCGACTCGGATTTCTCGCGGACTTGTCGCCAGGCGAATTCAAGGCGGTCTTTCCGCGACTCTTGTCGCGCGAATATCAAATCGTCAATCACTTGATGTTCGAGTGCCGTCTTCGACGTGCCGACGGGTCTCAGCAGAAATTTCTTGGTCTCAACGAGGTTTCGGTGCATGCCGGAGCCGCGCTGCGAATCCTGCACCTCGATCTGGCCATTGATGGAGAGTCTGTCACGACATATCGCTGCGATGGTCTGATTGTCAGCACCCCCGTGGGATCAACGGCCCATAGCCTGAGTGCGGGGGGGCCAATCTTGCGTCAAGATCTTCAGGCCTTTGTCATCACCCCCATCTGTCCGCATACCTTGACCAACCGCCCCTTGGTCGAACGAGCGGATTGCACGTACACGCTGACGTCACCCGAATTTCCGGTTGGCGCGACACTGGTCATCGACGGCCAGATCAAAGAGCCGTTGCTGCCCGGTGATCACATCGAAATTCGGAAAGCTCCGGTCAATTTTCAGCTCGTCCGCCTGCCGGATCATAGCTACTACACAACGTTGCATCGCAAACTGGGTTGGGGCGGCCAGCCTCATTACGAGAAACGCGATCCCCTGCAGGACGGCCCCTGA
- a CDS encoding redoxin domain-containing protein, with protein MTLEQVGVPNLRVLLAFVSFLGLVIAASEAFAIDPYLGNDPYWVLLHEPAVVKDLRLDDAQQAAYSQLLDQLDLKFFPLRNKSADDATAGMAKISDEVKTQLKTLLKPEQLQRLNEILLQHLGNSSFLLDQVADRLKYTDAQRKRMKDIIAETDAALANENQDKDNRNASEPPQVRFVRLKTNEQRKLIAVLKKDQIETLKAMLGPSFPLAELRQPTFKAPELVNTNEWINSEPITLAAQRGKIIVLHFYAAGCINCIHNYPSYKQWHEQFQNKDVVLIGIHSPETSSERESANVRRKAKDEKLEFPILIDAKNENWDAWGNSMWPSVYLIDKRGYLRDFWPGELKWQGRDGEKYMRERIVNLLAEPAAK; from the coding sequence ATGACCTTAGAACAAGTGGGAGTTCCAAACTTGCGAGTTCTCTTGGCTTTCGTGTCATTTCTTGGTTTGGTCATTGCGGCCTCGGAGGCATTTGCCATCGATCCCTACCTTGGGAACGATCCCTACTGGGTCTTGCTGCACGAACCCGCCGTGGTCAAAGACTTGAGACTCGACGACGCCCAGCAGGCAGCCTACTCGCAACTGCTCGATCAATTGGATTTGAAGTTCTTTCCGCTTCGAAACAAGTCCGCCGATGATGCGACCGCCGGGATGGCCAAGATTTCGGACGAAGTCAAAACGCAACTGAAAACGCTGCTCAAACCGGAGCAATTGCAACGGCTGAATGAGATCCTGCTTCAGCATCTGGGCAACAGTTCGTTCCTGCTAGATCAGGTAGCGGATCGGTTAAAGTACACCGACGCCCAACGAAAGCGGATGAAAGACATCATCGCCGAAACGGACGCGGCGCTCGCCAACGAGAACCAGGACAAGGACAACCGCAACGCGTCCGAGCCACCGCAAGTTCGTTTTGTGAGACTTAAAACAAACGAGCAACGCAAGCTGATCGCCGTCCTGAAGAAAGATCAGATCGAGACGCTGAAGGCGATGCTGGGCCCCTCATTCCCCCTGGCGGAATTGCGTCAACCCACATTCAAGGCACCGGAACTCGTCAACACAAACGAGTGGATCAACTCGGAACCGATAACGCTCGCCGCACAGCGCGGCAAAATTATCGTGTTACATTTCTATGCGGCCGGCTGCATCAACTGCATCCACAATTATCCGTCATACAAACAATGGCACGAACAATTCCAGAACAAAGATGTCGTGCTGATTGGAATCCATTCACCCGAGACATCGAGCGAGCGAGAGTCGGCGAATGTCCGCCGCAAGGCGAAGGATGAGAAGCTTGAGTTTCCGATTCTGATCGACGCCAAGAATGAGAACTGGGACGCATGGGGCAATTCGATGTGGCCCTCGGTCTACCTGATCGACAAGCGTGGATATCTGCGCGACTTCTGGCCCGGCGAACTCAAGTGGCAAGGTCGTGACGGCGAGAAGTACATGCGCGAACGGATCGTGAACCTTCTGGCCGAGCCCGCCGCGAAATAA
- a CDS encoding ABC transporter permease: protein MPFAETLRTIRLALKSLMLHKLRSGLTMLGIVFGVFSVIAMLAIGEGASAQAQQQVLALGATNIIIVTVKPPADSQAGGGGSGRGRGGMMVPQYGLLRADFDLLTKTLPTISGAVRMRELVSEARYLDRTLNVRLVGCTTEYADMNHLSLLRGRFLSDEDDTQVANVAVIGAETASTMFPFEDPLDKTIQVRNHRYKIVGVMRSRTSSAAIGGSLSGQDYNKDVYIPLSTFRSRIGDTVFTRMSGSFSAEQVELNQITLKVRNRDDVVPTAEVVKESLKKLHGSKNDYDIIVPLELLKQADQIRQIFNIVLGSIAAISLIVGGIGIMNIMLATVTERTREIGIRRALGARQRDIIHQFLTETIVLSGAGGLIGILLGLATPLAFQGIKYVVENYILDRSSGESPMAKIFSDMVPQVAFWSLPVAFGISVTIGVVFGIYPARSAARMHPIEALRHE from the coding sequence ATGCCATTCGCTGAAACCCTCCGTACGATTCGATTGGCTTTGAAAAGCCTGATGCTGCACAAGTTGCGCTCTGGCCTAACAATGCTTGGAATTGTGTTCGGGGTCTTCTCCGTCATCGCGATGCTGGCCATTGGCGAAGGCGCCAGTGCCCAGGCCCAACAGCAAGTGCTCGCGCTCGGCGCGACCAACATCATCATCGTCACCGTAAAGCCACCCGCCGATTCGCAAGCGGGCGGTGGAGGCAGCGGTCGTGGTCGTGGCGGCATGATGGTGCCTCAGTATGGTTTGCTGCGTGCCGATTTTGATCTGCTGACCAAAACTCTTCCCACCATTTCTGGTGCGGTGCGAATGCGCGAGCTGGTCAGCGAAGCTCGGTACCTGGATCGCACTCTCAATGTGCGGCTCGTGGGATGCACCACCGAGTATGCCGACATGAACCACCTGTCGTTGTTGCGCGGCCGTTTTCTGAGCGACGAGGATGATACACAAGTCGCGAACGTGGCCGTGATCGGCGCCGAAACAGCCTCGACAATGTTCCCATTCGAAGATCCGCTCGACAAGACAATCCAAGTCCGGAACCATCGCTACAAGATTGTCGGCGTGATGCGTTCACGCACCTCATCCGCAGCGATTGGTGGCAGCCTTTCGGGCCAGGACTACAACAAAGACGTGTATATTCCACTCAGTACGTTCCGCAGTCGCATCGGCGACACGGTCTTCACCCGCATGAGCGGATCGTTCTCGGCAGAGCAAGTTGAGCTGAATCAGATCACGCTGAAAGTTCGGAACCGTGATGACGTGGTTCCGACCGCCGAAGTCGTGAAAGAATCACTCAAGAAGCTACACGGCTCCAAGAACGACTACGACATCATTGTGCCGCTGGAACTGCTGAAACAGGCCGATCAGATCCGGCAGATTTTTAACATCGTGCTTGGCTCGATCGCGGCGATCAGCTTGATCGTTGGGGGGATCGGCATCATGAACATCATGTTGGCGACGGTCACCGAACGAACTCGCGAAATCGGGATCAGGCGGGCACTGGGTGCACGCCAACGCGATATCATTCACCAATTCTTGACAGAAACGATCGTGCTCTCGGGTGCGGGGGGCTTAATCGGCATTTTGCTGGGATTGGCGACGCCGCTGGCATTCCAGGGGATCAAGTACGTCGTCGAGAACTACATTCTCGATCGATCATCGGGTGAGTCTCCGATGGCAAAGATCTTTTCCGACATGGTCCCACAAGTTGCGTTCTGGAGCCTGCCGGTGGCCTTCGGAATTTCGGTGACAATCGGTGTGGTCTTTGGAATCTATCCCGCCCGTTCCGCCGCTCGCATGCATCCCATCGAAGCATTGCGTCACGAATGA